One Littorina saxatilis isolate snail1 linkage group LG10, US_GU_Lsax_2.0, whole genome shotgun sequence DNA window includes the following coding sequences:
- the LOC138978200 gene encoding uncharacterized protein, which produces MEGENTEWEALRATLSGGFIVETSDCENETVKPGYETAEAALAVSDQDKAKSDNETAESHNGREKSYCETTEHIYSDTMAEADHEMTESDCETSVNDYETAESENGTAESDYETAESDYETAESDYETAESDYETAESDYETAESDSCGSGYDTATDADSEDSRTEPDDRQVKEEVRNARWHNVGAYFQKANKDMATVSFKAAETGAREKPEDQREMVEYSMYITGLNNQMNGFWSSAVSMDRHIFIQHPQPCRISRSVRLWAVQEAGKNADIVETLYIARFCSEEEGDLIIREVVARENWRLVSLLVAHQLVSKSSRQWGVEEAARVADTRQFTVFILPCCTRDLNHDFVLTRLIERGAYELASELIEKKRQCSKECLTWALKETCTKAEKKDLAPLLRTELIQGLELDSVMMTVANKGFWGILSLMLRADCVVNCTTRLQAVLIASEHASSEDAARILRNCFPEELDCVLVQLVKWSKWHLVDKALLERDYVMELSRGHEWLQLNNKLYTDDSLWCSLLQQFDNDTLFSLFEEALKQDSRFKELMYFLFSREWFYTHKHKIVSTIAPHETAYQTCNRLWASNKTFSLAFGEMSVVLEEVFTTLDTVSSDRQSQEWDSFVDCLKRWTAVALDSHARVKVECNREGECTETKLLRDWEHLLIQLVLEKVAPNWRSMEFRTFEELLAVFALVPLVPTLQNVSLKYMVKWSSTKIYLDLVGHTCWYHVPEEVRRFVLCNAVKGKRWEAVSQLADHSLYDDERGWALGQAMYSGQWRVFLMLAQQGLNKDQRRRVYRQVAKHGDWDTVHEMLERGADVRTVHAELFTANISRDPHPPEDVVTRYKDRLTQLRDLGKKLAREAKDFDGAVSSKNWSAVLYKIRRRGTEGEVWQAMMAALEARAWHVLTQLVRGRNSPALRKQLFPLVMEQQQWSVVRVLLERGVSVELRLSAIPIFLEHHQWLLAARVTEHDVTDSVIRHVMRQALEHREGSLAAHCIGSLKEPLSVIERQTIFQQALSKGLWWAVKRLVEERDPEGKTERDVALQAAAERHQWSVVTHCLQHGADIDKKDEEGNTLLHRWARRGDWTGVVKLVEQGADQNIPDSEGYILLHRVVRKRETVTDLFRSPVKLLIEFHGDINRPDPEGSTAWEYLVAQNNTKIIDTALMWSQVDTKKVDKFGNTALHKLCAVGMADTVRSLVARGNSPLTVNYDGMTALCSATNCYDHEIVLECVKLGVGTFQSRFTDASRKMKSGIVEPTPCFVQQYEVASPFQTAAAEGDLPLMEALYQAGACSNAELHRFSAALKARYLPSWSGTLMKAKELCEYVETLARNPRSLMSACRLTICHQLGVRRDRERIVRQLDRLDDRERHQQVDTHMVNYLLFSDLEQSFPYPSVHQPDEPESDEVKIDKVLSILATGKLRIGGNLLHYYLQRFMPDK; this is translated from the exons ATGGAAGGCGAAAATACAGAATGGGAAGCACTTCGTGCGACACTATCTGGAGGATTTATTGTTGAGACATCTGATTGTGAGAATGAAACAGTCAAACCTGGCTATGAGACAGCAGAAGCTGCTTTAGCTGTATCAGATCAAGACAAAGCAAAATCAGATAACGAAACAGCAGAATCTCATAATGGGAGAGAAAAGTCGTATTGTGAGACAACAGAGCATATATATAGTGATACAATGGCAGAAGCTGATCATGAGATGACAGAATCTGATTGTGAGACATCAGTGAACGATTATGAAACGGCAGAGTCTGAAAATGGGACGGCAGAATCTGATTATGAGACGGCAGAATCTGATTATGAGACGGCAGAATCTGATTATGAGACGGCAGAATCTGATTATGAGACGGCAGAATCTGATTATGAGACGGCAGAATCTGACAGCTGTGGGTCAGGTTATGATACAGCGACGGATGCTGATAGTGAAGACAGTCGTACAGAACCAGACGACAGGCAGGTCAAGGAAGAAGTGAGAAATGCCAGGTGGCACAATGTGGGTGCATACTttcaaaaagcaaacaaagatATGGCCACTGTCTCGTTCAAAGCAGCAGAAACTGGTGCCAGAGAAAAGCCAGAAGACCAAAGAGAAATGGTGGAATACTCCATGTACATAACAGGTCTAAATAATCAGATGAATGGTTTCTGGTCGTCTGCTGTGTCGATGGATAGACACATTTTCATTCAGCATCCACAGCCGTGCAGGATCAGCCGTTCTGTCCGACTCTGGGCAGTGCAAGAGGCAGGTaagaatgctgatatcgttgaAACGCTCTACATCGCACGGTTTTGCTCTGAGGAAGAAGGAGACCTCATTATAAGAGAGGTTGTAGCGAGGGAGAACTGGCGGCTGGTCAGTCTGCTGGTCGCTCACCAACTGGTCAGCAAGTCCTCGCGTCAGTGGGGAGTGGAGGAAGCCGCCCGGGTAGCAGACACTCGTCAGTTCACCGTATTTATTTTACCGTGTTGCACTCGCGATCTGAACCATGACTTCGTTCTGACAAGGCTTATAGAAAGAGGTGCCTATGAGCTGGCATCAGAACTGATCGAGAAGAAGAGGCAATGCAGCAAGGAATGCCTCACCTGGGCGTTGAAGGAAACATGCACAAAGGCGGAAAAGAAAGATCTGGCTCCTCTACTGCGGACGGAATTGATCCAGGGCCTTGAGCTGGACAGTGTTATGATGACAGTGGCCAACAAAGGTTTCTGGGGTATCCTATCTTTGATGCTGCGTGCAGACTGTGTGGTGAACTGCACGACCAGATTACAGGCTGTGCTCATCGCATCAGAGCATGCCAGTTCTGAGGACGCGGCTAGAATCTTGCGAAACTGTTTCCCCGAAGAGCTTGACTGTGTGCTCGTGCAGCTCGTAAAATGGTCAAAGTGGCACTTGGTCGACAAGGCGTTGCTTGAACGGGACTATGTTATGGAGCTCAGCAGGGGTCATGAATGGTTGCAACTGAATAACAAGCTGTACACAGATGATTCTCTGTGGTGTAGTCTTCTTCAGCAATTTGATAATGACACTCTGTTCTCGTTGTTCGAGGAAGCTTTGAAACAGGACTCACGCTTTAAAGAACTTATGTACTTTTTGTTTTCCCGTGAATGGTTctacacccacaaacacaagaTAGTTTCGACAATTGCTCCGCATGAAACAGCTTATCAAACCTGCAACAGGCTATGGGCGTCAAACAAGACCTTTTCGCTGGCCTTTGGGGAGATGAGTGTTGTGCTCGAAGAAGTTTTCACAACACTGGACACAGTGAGTTCtgacagacagtcacaggaATGGGACAGTTTTGTGGACTGTCTGAAACGATGGACTGCAGTGGCCCTGGACAGTCACGCCAGAGTGAAAGTCGAATGCAACAGGGAAGGAGAATGCACAGAGACAAAGCTGCTCAGGGACTGGGAACATCTGTTGATTCAGCTTGTGTTGGAAAAGGTCGCTCCAAATTGGAGAAGCATGGAATTTCGAACGTTTGAAGAGTTACTAGCTGTGTTCGCCCTGGTTCCACTGGTACCTACACTGCAGAACGTGTCTCTCAAGTACATGGTTAAATGGAGTTCTACTAAAATCTACTTGGATCTTGTCGGACACACTTGTTGGTATCACGTACCGGAAGAG GTCCGTCGCTTCGTACTTTGCAATGCAGTGAAGGGAAAGCGCTGGGAAGCAGTGAGCCAGCTGGCCGACCATTCTTTGTATGACGACGAGCGGGGCTGGGCCCTGGGTCAGGCCATGTACAGCGGTCAGTGGCGTGTCTTCTTGATGCTGGCCCAACAAGGGCTGAACAAGGACCAGCGCAGGCGTGTCTACAGACAG GTGGCAAAGCACGGAGACTGGGACACGGTGCATGAAATGTTGGAGCGTGGGGCAGACGTGCGCACAGTGCATGCCGAGCTGTTCACAGCCAACATCAGCAGGGACCCACATCCGCCTGAAGACGTCGTCACGCGCTACAAGGACAGGCTGACACAGCTCAGAGATCTGGGCAAGAAACTGGCGCGAGAGGCCAAGGACTTTGATGGTGCTGTTAGTAGCAAGAACTGGTCTGCTGTGTTGTACAAG ATACGGCGCAGAGGGACGGAGGGGGAGGTGTGGCAAGCCATGATGGCGGCACTGGAAGCCAGGGCGTGGCACGTGCTGACACAGCTGGTCAGGGGACGCAACTCTCCTGCTCTGAGAAAACAGTTGTTCCCCCTGGTCATGGAGCAGCAACAGTGGTCCGTGGTCAGAGTGCTGTTAGAGCGAGGAGTCAGTGTGGAGCTACGACTTAG CGCCATACCAATATTTTTGGAGCATCACCAGTGGCTGCTGGCAGCTCGAGTTACAGAACATGACGTCACTGACTCCGTCATACGTCACGTGATGCGCCAAGCCCTGGAGCACAGGGAGGGAAGTCTGGCAGCTCACTGCATAGGAAGTCTGAAAGAACCGCTCTCCGTCATCGAGAGGCAGACGATCTTCCAACAGGCGCTGTCCAAAGGCTTGTGGTGGGCGGTGAAGCGACTGGTGGAAGAGCGAGATCCAGAGGGCAAGACTGAACGAGACGTGGCCCTGCAGGCGGCGGCGGAACGTCACCAGTGGAGCGTGGTGACGCACTGTCTGCAGCACGGGGCGGATATCGACAAGAAGGACGAGGAGGGAAACACCTTGCTGCACAGGTGGGCAAGACGGGGAGACTGGACAGGTGTGGTCAAACTCGTGGAGCAGGGAGCAGACCAGAACATCCCTGACAGCGAGGGATACATTTTGCTGCACAGAGTTGTCCGCAAACGAGAAACCGTGACGGATTTATTCCGCAGTCCCGTCAAACTGCTGATAGAATTTCATGGAGACATAAACAGGCCAGATCCTGAGGGAAGCACTGCCTGGGAGTATCTGGTCGCTCAGAATAATACGAAAATCATCGACACAGCTTTGATGTGGAGCCAGGTAGACACAAAGAAAGTTGACAAGTTCGGAAACACAGCGCTGCACAAACTGTGTGCAGTGGGAATGGCCGATACCGTGCGTAGCTTGGTAGCAAGAGGCAACAGTCCGCTGACTGTCAACTACGATGGGATGACAGCCCTGTGTTCAGCCACCAACTGTTACGATCACGAGATAGTACTGGAATGCGTCAAGCTGGGAGTGGGGACTTTTCAGTCTCGGTTCACAGATGCATCCCGGAAAATGAAAAGTGGAATCGTAGAGCCCACCCCTTGTTTTGTACAGCAGTATGAGGTGGCCTCCCCGTTCCAGACAGCAGCAGCGGAGGGTGACTTGCCCCTGATGGAAGCACTGTACCAAGCTGGGGCCTGTTCCAACGCAGAACTTCACAGGTTCAGTGCAGCTCTCAAAGCACGTTATCTCCCCAGCTGGTCCGGAACATTAATGAAAGCCAAAGAGCTGTGTGAATACGTGGAGACTCTGGCCCGTAACCCCCGCAGCCTGATGTCCGCGTGTCGTCTGACCATCTGTCATCAGCTGGGTGTGAGGCGGGACAGAGAGAGGATAGTCCGTCAGTTGGACAGACTGGACGATAGGGAGCGGCACCAGCAGGTGGACACACACATGGTGAACTACCTCCTCTTCTCGGACCTGGAGCAGAGCTTCCCGTATCCCAGTGTACACCAGCCTGATGAGCCGGAATCAGATGAAGTCAAAATTGACAAAGTCCTAAGTATATTGGCCACGGGAAAGCTCCGCATTGGGGGCAACCTGCTGCATTATTATCTGCAAAGATTCATGCCTGACAAATGA